From Paraburkholderia sabiae, a single genomic window includes:
- a CDS encoding putative signal transducing protein: MKLMRAPNVVIGQHWVNVLAAAGIACELHNRYLSGAIGEIPADQCAPELWLVDERDEALARRLIDAARSGPAADAPRWRCATCGEMLEAQFTVCWNCGTARDPLDG, encoded by the coding sequence ATGAAGCTGATGCGCGCGCCCAATGTCGTGATCGGGCAGCATTGGGTCAACGTGCTGGCGGCAGCGGGCATCGCGTGCGAATTGCATAACCGCTATCTGAGCGGCGCGATCGGTGAAATTCCGGCGGATCAGTGCGCGCCGGAGTTGTGGCTCGTCGACGAACGCGACGAAGCGTTGGCAAGAAGATTGATCGATGCGGCGCGCAGCGGGCCGGCAGCCGATGCGCCGCGCTGGCGCTGCGCAACGTGCGGCGAAATGCTCGAAGCGCAGTTCACCGTGTGCTGGAATTGCGGAACGGCGCGCGATCCGCTGGACGGTTGA
- the yjgA gene encoding ribosome biogenesis factor YjgA: MTRKTRIQPMEPAAVVDDNGYDRPSKSQLKRDMHALQELGVEIVALPKDALKRMPMPESLDEAVREARRITDHEGKRRQMQYVGKVMRGLLDSETAALREALDKYKGVNKAETARLHWIERTREQLLADDAALTEFIRQHPAADPQEGRTLIRNARKEAQQGKAPRYFRELFQWIKNADGGSTDDDDINDSDEPDDHDDDSHA, from the coding sequence ATGACACGCAAAACCCGCATTCAACCCATGGAACCCGCTGCCGTCGTCGACGACAACGGGTATGACCGTCCCAGCAAATCGCAACTGAAGCGCGACATGCACGCGCTGCAGGAGCTGGGCGTAGAGATCGTCGCGCTGCCGAAAGACGCGCTCAAGCGCATGCCGATGCCCGAATCCCTCGACGAAGCCGTGCGCGAAGCGCGCCGCATCACCGATCACGAAGGCAAGCGCCGCCAGATGCAATACGTCGGCAAGGTGATGCGCGGCCTGCTCGACAGCGAAACGGCCGCGCTGCGCGAAGCGCTCGACAAGTACAAGGGCGTCAACAAGGCGGAGACGGCTCGCCTGCACTGGATCGAGCGTACGCGCGAACAGCTGCTCGCCGACGACGCCGCGCTGACGGAGTTCATCCGCCAGCACCCCGCCGCCGATCCGCAGGAAGGTCGCACGCTGATCCGCAACGCCCGCAAGGAAGCGCAGCAAGGCAAGGCGCCGCGCTATTTCCGCGAGCTGTTCCAGTGGATCAAGAACGCCGACGGCGGAAGCACCGACGATGACGACATCAACGATTCCGACGAACCGGACGATCACGATGACGATTCCCACGCGTAA
- a CDS encoding dihydrofolate reductase, which produces MTTLTLIVARARNGVIGRDNQLPWRLPEDLAFFKRTTMGAPIVMGRKTHESIGRVLPGRRNIVVTRDAARRFEGCDTVTNLDDALALAARDGAAEVFLIGGAQLYEEGLRRAGKMIVTEIHADFEGDAWFPAPDAALWEEVSRETHVAKEPNDFEYAFVIYRRVGA; this is translated from the coding sequence ATGACGACGCTCACCCTGATCGTCGCTCGCGCCCGCAATGGCGTGATCGGCCGTGACAACCAGCTGCCCTGGCGGCTTCCCGAAGACCTCGCTTTCTTCAAGCGCACGACGATGGGCGCGCCCATCGTGATGGGGCGCAAGACGCATGAATCGATTGGCCGCGTGTTGCCGGGACGACGCAATATCGTCGTGACGCGCGATGCCGCGCGACGGTTCGAGGGCTGCGACACCGTGACGAATCTCGACGATGCGTTGGCGCTTGCGGCGCGCGATGGGGCTGCGGAGGTGTTTTTGATCGGCGGTGCGCAGTTGTATGAGGAAGGTTTGCGGCGCGCCGGGAAGATGATCGTGACTGAGATTCACGCTGACTTTGAAGGTGATGCGTGGTTTCCTGCGCCTGATGCGGCGCTGTGGGAAGAGGTTTCTCGCGAGACGCATGTGGCTAAAGAGCCTAATGACTTTGAATATGCCTTTGTGATTTATCGGCGCGTTGGCGCTTGA
- the orn gene encoding oligoribonuclease, which produces MTDIIESVDQPLARTDMNLVWLDMEMTGLDPDNDRIIEIAVVVTNSTLDKMVEGPVLAIHQSDETLGKMDDWNKNTHGRSGLIDRVRASTVTEADATAQIREFLGQYVPPGKSPMCGNSICQDRRFMARWMPELETFFHYRNLDVSTLKELCRRWQPAIYKGFQKRAMHTALADIHESIDELRYYREHFLVPAAGAADAPSSDTSAK; this is translated from the coding sequence ATGACTGACATTATCGAATCCGTCGACCAGCCGCTCGCGCGCACCGACATGAATCTCGTCTGGCTCGACATGGAAATGACGGGGCTCGATCCCGACAACGACCGCATCATCGAAATCGCCGTGGTCGTGACCAATTCGACGCTCGACAAAATGGTCGAAGGCCCCGTGCTGGCGATCCATCAGAGCGACGAAACGCTCGGCAAGATGGACGACTGGAACAAGAACACACATGGCCGTTCGGGGCTGATCGACCGCGTGCGCGCGTCGACGGTGACGGAAGCAGACGCGACCGCGCAGATTCGCGAATTCCTCGGCCAGTACGTGCCGCCCGGCAAGTCGCCGATGTGCGGCAACTCGATCTGCCAGGACCGCCGTTTCATGGCGCGCTGGATGCCCGAACTGGAAACGTTCTTCCATTACCGCAACCTCGACGTCAGCACGCTGAAGGAGCTGTGCCGCCGCTGGCAGCCCGCCATCTACAAAGGCTTCCAGAAGCGCGCGATGCATACGGCGCTCGCCGACATCCACGAATCCATCGACGAACTGCGCTACTACCGCGAGCATTTCCTGGTCCCGGCGGCCGGCGCAGCCGACGCGCCGTCAAGCGACACCAGCGCGAAGTAA
- the trmD gene encoding tRNA (guanosine(37)-N1)-methyltransferase TrmD: MQFDIVTLFPEMFRALTDWGITSRAAKQERYGLRTWNPRDFTTDNYRTIDDRPYGGGPGMVMLAKPLEDAIDAAKAAQAEQGIGGARVVMMSPQGATLNHDKVMRFAAEPGLILLCGRYEAIDQRLIDRVVDEEVSLGDFVLSGGELPAMALIDAVVRHLPGVLNDAQSAVQDSFVDGLLDCPHYTRPEEYDGVRVPDVLLGGHHAEIEQWRRREALRNTLHKRPDLIVQARKNKLLSRADETWLTNLAKEASKS, translated from the coding sequence ATGCAGTTCGATATCGTTACGCTCTTTCCTGAAATGTTTCGCGCGCTGACCGACTGGGGTATCACGAGCCGGGCGGCGAAGCAGGAGCGTTATGGTTTGCGCACGTGGAATCCGCGCGATTTCACAACCGACAACTACCGCACAATCGACGATCGCCCGTACGGCGGCGGCCCCGGCATGGTGATGCTGGCCAAACCGCTGGAAGACGCGATCGACGCCGCGAAAGCGGCGCAGGCGGAGCAGGGCATTGGCGGCGCACGTGTCGTGATGATGTCGCCGCAAGGCGCCACGCTCAATCACGACAAGGTCATGCGCTTTGCCGCCGAACCTGGTCTGATCCTGCTGTGCGGCCGCTATGAGGCGATCGATCAGCGTCTGATCGATCGTGTCGTCGACGAAGAAGTCAGCCTCGGCGACTTCGTGCTGTCGGGCGGCGAGTTGCCGGCCATGGCGTTGATCGATGCCGTCGTGCGACATCTGCCGGGCGTGTTGAACGACGCACAATCGGCGGTGCAGGACAGTTTCGTCGATGGGTTGCTGGATTGCCCGCACTACACGCGTCCCGAGGAATACGACGGTGTGCGTGTGCCCGATGTGCTGCTCGGTGGCCATCATGCGGAAATCGAGCAATGGCGGCGGCGCGAAGCTCTGCGCAACACGTTGCACAAGCGGCCCGATCTGATCGTTCAGGCCAGAAAGAACAAGTTGTTGAGTCGCGCCGACGAGACGTGGCTCACAAATCTCGCGAAGGAAGCATCGAAGTCTTAA
- a CDS encoding CoA pyrophosphatase, translating into MTAPSRPSRPVFDPESLPVEPADVVLPAIAPDRLTPDGVRARFEQTLPWEQETREVRWRDTSDPRVAAVLVALVVREEGLTVLLTQRTAHLNDHAGQVSFPGGRHEPHDATTTATALREAQEEVGLDPSRVEVLGSLPEYLTGTGFRVTPVVGLVHPPFTVQADTFEVAEIFEVPLRFLMDPKNHEVRVLTWEGGDRRFFAMPYPRGTPGGTGGDYFIWGATAGMLRNFYRFLAA; encoded by the coding sequence TTGACCGCGCCTTCCCGTCCCTCCCGTCCCGTTTTTGATCCCGAAAGCTTGCCTGTCGAACCGGCAGATGTCGTTCTGCCCGCCATCGCGCCCGATCGTCTGACGCCGGACGGCGTGCGCGCGCGCTTCGAACAGACCCTGCCGTGGGAACAGGAGACGCGCGAGGTGCGTTGGCGCGACACGAGCGATCCGCGTGTAGCCGCCGTGCTCGTGGCGCTGGTCGTGCGCGAAGAGGGGTTGACCGTGCTGCTCACGCAGCGCACCGCGCATCTGAACGATCACGCGGGGCAGGTCAGCTTCCCCGGCGGACGACACGAACCGCACGACGCCACGACGACGGCAACAGCGCTGCGTGAAGCGCAGGAAGAGGTAGGGCTGGATCCGTCGCGGGTTGAAGTGCTCGGCTCGTTGCCCGAATACCTGACGGGCACCGGATTCCGCGTGACGCCCGTCGTCGGACTCGTGCATCCGCCGTTCACGGTGCAGGCCGACACGTTCGAAGTCGCGGAAATCTTCGAAGTCCCGCTGCGCTTCCTGATGGATCCAAAGAACCACGAAGTGCGCGTGCTGACATGGGAAGGCGGCGATCGTCGTTTTTTTGCAATGCCCTATCCGCGCGGCACGCCAGGCGGAACTGGCGGCGATTACTTCATCTGGGGTGCAACGGCGGGCATGTTGCGCAATTTCTATCGCTTCCTCGCCGCTTGA
- a CDS encoding CobD/CbiB family protein, which yields MTFFSVLLALILEQVRALSPNNPVSALLQYHAESTAHGFDAGKEKHGFLAWLVVVLPWTLVTGLIYFVLYEIHFVLAFLWNVAVLYFTLGFRQFSHYFTDIHLSLNNDDVPRAREILNEWTGMDTVDMPVSEIVRHTLIHAVVASHRHVFGVFFWFLIPVGPAGAVLYRTAEYLARTWAKPTDDRTVAFSTFAQRAFFVIDWIPARLTSLGFAIVGNFEDAIYAWRNHARQWPDANDGVLLAAGSGALGARLAGPLAEVSSLDALATGDGGPMPVGDDCTPRTLQSAVGLVWRAVILWMILLLMLTIAVWLA from the coding sequence ATGACTTTTTTCTCCGTATTGTTGGCCCTCATCCTCGAACAGGTGCGCGCGCTGTCGCCGAACAACCCGGTGTCGGCGCTCCTTCAATACCATGCGGAGTCGACGGCGCACGGCTTCGATGCTGGCAAGGAAAAGCACGGCTTTCTCGCGTGGCTGGTCGTCGTGCTGCCCTGGACGCTCGTCACGGGCCTGATCTACTTCGTGCTGTACGAGATCCACTTCGTGCTCGCGTTCCTGTGGAACGTCGCGGTGCTGTACTTCACGCTCGGTTTCCGCCAGTTCAGCCACTATTTCACCGACATCCATCTGTCGCTGAACAACGACGACGTGCCGCGCGCGCGTGAAATCCTCAACGAATGGACGGGCATGGATACCGTCGACATGCCCGTTAGCGAGATCGTGCGCCACACGCTCATCCACGCCGTCGTGGCCTCGCATCGGCACGTGTTCGGCGTGTTCTTCTGGTTCCTGATTCCCGTTGGCCCTGCTGGCGCCGTGCTGTATCGCACGGCCGAGTATCTGGCGCGCACGTGGGCGAAGCCCACCGACGACCGGACCGTTGCGTTCTCCACCTTCGCGCAGCGCGCGTTCTTCGTGATCGACTGGATTCCGGCGCGTTTAACGTCGCTGGGCTTTGCGATCGTCGGGAATTTCGAGGACGCGATCTATGCGTGGCGCAACCACGCGCGTCAATGGCCCGATGCGAACGACGGCGTGCTGCTCGCTGCCGGCAGCGGCGCGCTGGGCGCGCGCCTCGCGGGTCCGCTCGCCGAAGTGTCGAGTCTCGACGCGCTGGCGACGGGCGACGGCGGCCCGATGCCTGTCGGCGACGACTGCACGCCGCGCACGCTGCAATCGGCGGTGGGCCTCGTGTGGCGCGCGGTCATTCTGTGGATGATCCTGCTGCTGATGCTGACGATCGCCGTCTGGCTCGCCTGA
- the pmbA gene encoding metalloprotease PmbA, which yields MAADTEARQRFFPHTQDELKEIASDILRHAKSLGASDAATEISEGDGLSVSVRRGEVETIEHNRDKMVGVTVFIGNKRGNASTSDFSSEALKDTVMAAYNIARFTAEDDCAGLAEAELLETDPRDLDLYHPWNLDADEAVELARRAEDAAFATSPQIKNSEGASVSAQHSQFVLGTSRGFLAGYPYSRHYVACAPIAGSGRNMQRDDWYTSKRSAGELANPEAVGRYAAERALARMGARGLDTRKVPVLFEAPLAAGLLGAFVQATSGGALYRKTSFLVDSLGKPVFAPHVQVVEDPHVPRAMGSAPFDEEGVRTKQRSVVKDGVVEGYFLSTYSARKLGMPTTGNAGGSHNLSLRSSLTQESDDFEEMLRKLGTGLLLTELMGQGVNYVTGDYSRGASGFWVENGKIQYPVEEITVASTLQEMFRHVVAIGADTIVRGTKQTGSVLIERMTVAGQ from the coding sequence ATGGCAGCAGACACGGAAGCCCGGCAACGCTTTTTCCCCCATACGCAGGACGAACTGAAGGAAATCGCCTCCGACATTCTTCGTCACGCAAAGTCGCTCGGCGCGAGCGACGCGGCCACCGAAATCTCGGAAGGCGACGGCCTGTCCGTTTCCGTGCGGCGCGGCGAAGTCGAGACGATCGAGCACAACCGCGACAAGATGGTCGGCGTGACGGTGTTCATCGGCAACAAGCGGGGTAATGCGAGCACGTCCGACTTTTCGTCCGAGGCGCTGAAGGACACGGTGATGGCCGCGTACAACATCGCGCGCTTCACGGCGGAAGACGACTGCGCGGGCCTTGCGGAAGCAGAGTTGCTCGAAACCGATCCGCGCGATCTCGACCTGTATCACCCTTGGAATCTGGACGCCGACGAAGCCGTCGAACTCGCTCGCCGGGCAGAAGATGCCGCGTTCGCGACGAGCCCGCAGATCAAGAATTCGGAAGGCGCGAGCGTGTCGGCGCAGCATTCGCAGTTCGTGCTCGGCACGTCACGCGGTTTCCTGGCGGGCTATCCGTATTCGCGTCACTACGTCGCGTGTGCGCCTATTGCTGGCAGCGGCCGCAACATGCAGCGCGACGACTGGTACACGTCGAAGCGCAGCGCGGGCGAACTCGCCAATCCTGAAGCCGTGGGCCGCTATGCCGCCGAGCGCGCGCTGGCGCGCATGGGCGCACGCGGTCTGGACACGCGCAAGGTGCCCGTGCTGTTCGAGGCGCCGCTGGCTGCCGGTCTGCTCGGCGCGTTCGTGCAGGCGACGAGCGGCGGCGCGCTGTATCGCAAGACATCGTTTCTCGTCGATAGCCTGGGCAAGCCGGTGTTTGCGCCGCATGTGCAGGTGGTCGAAGATCCGCACGTGCCGCGCGCGATGGGCAGCGCACCGTTCGATGAAGAAGGTGTGCGGACGAAGCAGCGTTCGGTGGTGAAGGACGGCGTCGTCGAGGGCTATTTCCTGTCGACGTATTCGGCGCGCAAGCTCGGCATGCCGACGACGGGTAACGCAGGCGGCTCGCATAATCTGTCGCTGCGCAGTTCGCTGACGCAAGAGTCCGATGATTTCGAAGAGATGTTGCGGAAGCTCGGTACCGGTTTGCTCCTGACGGAACTGATGGGGCAGGGCGTCAACTACGTGACGGGCGATTATTCGCGTGGCGCGTCTGGGTTCTGGGTCGAGAATGGGAAGATCCAGTATCCCGTCGAGGAGATTACCGTGGCGAGCACGTTGCAGGAGATGTTCCGGCATGTTGTCGCTATTGGCGCGGATACTATTGTCCGTGGGACCAAGCAGACTGGCTCTGTTTTGATCGAGCGGATGACTGTCGCTGGGCAGTGA
- the rsgA gene encoding ribosome small subunit-dependent GTPase A: MSGRSPKALRAAAAGDRAQDRVRGLVIAAHGRHYIVASEDGSAILQCFPRGKRSEIAVGDQVLYEPTSADQGVIVEIGERRNLLYRSDQYKSKLFAANLDQLLIVLATEPHFSEDLLGRALVAAEENELKPLIVLNKIDVEAALPLARKRLELYRGLGYTVLEVSIKMQPDAARATLEEHLHGHSTLLLGQSGMGKSTLVNLLIPDAEVATREISTALNSGRHTTTFTRLYPLPGVEGALIDSPGFQEFGLHHLTEGKLERAFPEFRPLLPNCRFYNCHHLHEPGCAILEAVADGRIAKERHALYAQLVHEASQIVR, translated from the coding sequence ATGAGCGGCCGTTCCCCGAAAGCGTTGCGCGCCGCTGCCGCTGGCGACCGCGCGCAGGACCGCGTGCGCGGCCTCGTGATCGCCGCGCATGGCCGTCACTACATCGTCGCGTCCGAAGACGGCAGCGCGATCCTGCAATGCTTCCCGCGCGGCAAGCGCAGTGAGATTGCCGTCGGCGATCAGGTGCTGTACGAACCGACGTCCGCCGATCAGGGCGTGATCGTCGAGATCGGCGAGCGGCGCAATCTGCTGTATCGCTCGGATCAGTACAAGTCGAAGCTCTTCGCCGCGAATCTCGATCAGTTGCTGATCGTGCTCGCCACCGAGCCGCATTTCAGCGAAGACCTGCTCGGCCGCGCGCTCGTCGCCGCCGAGGAGAACGAGCTGAAGCCGCTGATCGTGCTGAACAAGATCGACGTCGAAGCCGCGCTGCCGCTCGCGCGCAAGCGGCTCGAACTGTATCGCGGGCTGGGTTACACGGTGCTCGAAGTGTCGATCAAGATGCAACCGGACGCCGCGCGCGCGACGCTCGAAGAACATCTGCACGGCCATTCGACGCTGCTGCTCGGCCAGTCGGGCATGGGCAAGTCGACGCTCGTGAATCTGCTGATTCCCGACGCCGAAGTCGCGACGCGCGAAATCTCGACGGCGCTCAACAGCGGCCGCCATACGACCACGTTCACGCGCCTCTACCCGCTTCCGGGCGTCGAAGGCGCGCTGATCGATTCACCCGGCTTCCAGGAATTCGGCCTGCATCACCTGACGGAAGGCAAGCTCGAACGCGCGTTCCCCGAGTTCAGGCCGCTCTTGCCGAATTGCCGCTTCTACAACTGCCATCATCTGCATGAGCCGGGCTGCGCGATTCTCGAGGCCGTCGCCGATGGCCGCATCGCGAAGGAACGGCACGCGCTCTATGCGCAGCTCGTGCACGAGGCGAGCCAGATCGTCCGCTAA
- a CDS encoding M48 family metallopeptidase has protein sequence MPTLYFTVLFVIAVVAMVGTKLWLASRQIRFVAAHRESVPQQFSGTIALTAHQRAADYTVERTRLTMAEIVVGAAVLIALTLLGGVQALDLAIDDWLGRGYVGQIALVAAVIAITSVIDLPFDYYRQFVVEQRFGFNRMTKRIFFADRIKGVLLGAAFGLPLLFVVLWLMNQAGTYWWWWTWVVWVVFQMLVLILYPTFIAPMFNKFEPLKDEALVQRIDALMKRCGFAAKGLFVMDGSRRSAHGNAYFTGFGSSKRIVFFDTLLSRLSGSEIEAVLAHELGHFKRRHVIKRMIVTFLISLAMLALLGWLAQRTWFFEGLGVRPSLTGSNDGLALVLFFLAVPVFLFFVTPLGSLSSRKHEFEADAFAATQTDAKDLVNALVKLYEDNASTLTPDPLYTAFYYSHPPASQRIDRLLRHA, from the coding sequence ATGCCTACTCTGTACTTCACCGTTCTGTTCGTGATCGCCGTGGTGGCGATGGTCGGCACGAAGCTCTGGCTCGCGTCGCGGCAGATCCGCTTCGTTGCAGCGCACCGCGAAAGCGTGCCGCAGCAGTTCTCGGGCACGATCGCCCTCACGGCGCACCAGCGCGCCGCCGATTACACCGTCGAGCGCACGCGGCTGACGATGGCCGAAATCGTCGTCGGCGCCGCTGTGCTGATTGCGCTCACATTGCTGGGCGGCGTGCAGGCGCTCGATCTGGCAATCGACGACTGGCTCGGGCGCGGCTATGTCGGCCAGATCGCGCTGGTTGCGGCCGTCATCGCGATCACGAGCGTGATCGACCTGCCCTTCGACTACTACCGTCAGTTCGTGGTCGAGCAGCGTTTCGGCTTCAACCGGATGACGAAGCGCATCTTTTTCGCCGACCGGATCAAAGGCGTGCTGCTCGGCGCCGCGTTCGGTTTGCCGCTGCTGTTCGTCGTACTGTGGCTGATGAACCAGGCGGGCACGTACTGGTGGTGGTGGACGTGGGTCGTCTGGGTCGTGTTCCAGATGCTCGTGCTGATTCTGTATCCCACTTTCATCGCGCCGATGTTCAACAAGTTCGAGCCGCTCAAGGATGAGGCGCTCGTGCAGCGCATCGACGCGCTGATGAAGCGTTGCGGCTTCGCGGCCAAGGGCCTCTTCGTAATGGACGGCAGCCGCCGCTCCGCGCACGGCAACGCGTACTTCACCGGCTTCGGCTCGTCGAAGCGCATCGTGTTCTTCGACACGCTGCTCTCGCGTCTGTCGGGCAGCGAGATCGAAGCGGTGCTCGCGCACGAACTCGGCCACTTCAAGCGTCGCCACGTGATCAAGCGGATGATCGTCACGTTCCTGATCAGCCTCGCGATGCTCGCGCTGCTCGGCTGGCTCGCGCAACGCACGTGGTTCTTCGAAGGCCTCGGCGTGCGTCCGTCGTTGACGGGCAGCAACGACGGCCTCGCGCTCGTGCTGTTCTTCCTCGCGGTGCCCGTATTCCTGTTCTTCGTGACGCCGCTCGGCAGCCTCAGTTCGCGCAAGCATGAGTTCGAAGCCGACGCGTTCGCCGCGACGCAGACCGACGCGAAAGATCTCGTCAACGCGCTCGTCAAGCTGTACGAAGACAACGCGTCGACGCTCACGCCCGACCCGCTCTATACCGCGTTCTATTATTCGCATCCGCCCGCCTCGCAGCGGATCGACCGGCTGCTGCGTCACGCATGA
- the mog gene encoding molybdopterin adenylyltransferase, which produces MTIPTRNHPDELIVGLVSISDRASTGVYEDKGIPSLQEWLGAALTSPFRTETRLIQDDAQTITKTLIELVDEAGCDLVLTTGGTGPARRDVTPEATLAAGTKEMPGFGEQMRQISLNFVPTAILSRQVAVIRETADRAALIINLPGQPKSIKETLEGLRDAEGKVKVPGIFAAVPYCIDLIGGPYIETNAAVVTAFRPKSAVRAPRQS; this is translated from the coding sequence ATGACGATTCCCACGCGTAATCATCCCGACGAGCTGATCGTCGGTCTCGTGTCGATCAGCGACCGTGCAAGCACGGGCGTCTATGAGGACAAGGGCATCCCGTCGTTACAGGAATGGCTCGGCGCCGCGCTGACGTCGCCGTTTCGCACGGAAACGCGGCTGATACAGGACGACGCGCAGACCATCACAAAGACACTGATCGAACTCGTCGACGAAGCCGGTTGCGATCTGGTGCTGACGACAGGCGGCACGGGCCCGGCGCGGCGCGACGTGACGCCCGAAGCGACGCTGGCAGCCGGTACGAAGGAAATGCCGGGGTTCGGCGAGCAGATGCGCCAGATCAGTCTGAACTTCGTGCCGACGGCGATCCTGTCGCGTCAGGTTGCAGTGATCCGCGAAACGGCGGACCGCGCCGCGCTGATCATCAATCTGCCGGGACAGCCGAAGTCGATCAAGGAAACGCTCGAAGGGCTGCGCGATGCGGAAGGGAAAGTGAAGGTGCCGGGCATTTTCGCCGCTGTGCCGTATTGCATCGATCTGATCGGCGGCCCGTACATCGAGACGAACGCCGCCGTGGTGACGGCGTTCCGGCCGAAGAGCGCAGTGCGCGCTCCGCGGCAAAGCTGA
- the rplS gene encoding 50S ribosomal protein L19, whose amino-acid sequence MNLIAKLEQEEIERALAGKTIPEFAPGDTVIVSVNVVEGNRKRVQAYEGVVIAKRNRGLNSSFIVRKISSGEGVERTFQTYSPLLASIVVKRRGDVRRAKLYYLRERSGKSARIKEKLVSKDRAAQA is encoded by the coding sequence ATGAATCTGATTGCAAAACTCGAGCAGGAAGAAATCGAGCGCGCGCTCGCAGGCAAGACCATTCCCGAATTCGCCCCCGGCGATACGGTGATCGTGAGCGTCAACGTGGTTGAAGGTAACCGCAAGCGCGTTCAGGCCTACGAAGGCGTCGTGATCGCGAAGCGTAACCGTGGCCTCAACTCGTCGTTCATCGTCCGCAAGATTTCGTCGGGCGAAGGCGTCGAGCGTACGTTCCAAACGTATTCGCCGCTGCTGGCAAGCATCGTCGTGAAGCGTCGTGGCGATGTGCGTCGTGCAAAGCTGTACTACCTGCGCGAGCGTTCGGGCAAGTCGGCTCGAATCAAAGAGAAGCTGGTGTCGAAAGACCGCGCTGCTCAAGCGTAA